The following are encoded in a window of Halorarum salinum genomic DNA:
- a CDS encoding succinylglutamate desuccinylase/aspartoacylase family protein, whose translation MTSGPVTVGGHSVDPGEKRTFRFDAGETYHGDALDIPVTVVNGDAAGPRIFLAAAVHGDELNGVKIVQEVADRYGPGDVNGALVCLHVLNVPGFLAQQRYVPIYDEDLNRSFPGNARGTMAGRLANTIYEEFVSKCDLGLDFHTSTRNRTTMYHVRADMRDPAVERLARAFGTGVILDGEGSDGTLRRVACGDGIPTVTVEMGRAHRFQTAHLDRALHCVASVLAEHEVLPGRPVSWPGWTRVVARDGEKTWVRAETGGLVDIEWGPHPLVEEGEPLFTISDHFKEDVEVVRAPATGLVVGVLESAVAYPGHPLCHFVSVDEATAAIIGDDIERGAFDVYREGGFQWPEPQWYAEHEYGPGSEGGREPHDTG comes from the coding sequence ATGACCTCGGGACCAGTGACCGTCGGTGGACATTCCGTCGATCCGGGCGAGAAGCGGACGTTCCGCTTCGACGCCGGGGAGACGTATCACGGCGACGCGCTGGATATCCCCGTCACCGTCGTCAACGGCGACGCCGCCGGTCCCCGGATCTTCCTGGCCGCCGCGGTTCACGGCGACGAACTGAACGGCGTCAAGATCGTTCAGGAGGTGGCAGATCGCTATGGGCCCGGCGACGTCAACGGTGCGCTCGTCTGTCTCCACGTGTTGAACGTCCCGGGGTTTCTGGCCCAGCAGCGCTACGTCCCCATCTACGACGAGGACCTCAACCGGTCGTTCCCCGGGAACGCACGGGGGACGATGGCCGGCCGGCTCGCGAACACGATCTACGAGGAGTTCGTCTCGAAGTGCGATCTCGGCCTCGACTTCCACACCTCGACGCGCAACCGGACGACCATGTACCACGTCCGCGCGGACATGCGCGATCCGGCCGTCGAACGTCTCGCTCGTGCGTTCGGAACGGGCGTCATCCTGGACGGCGAGGGGTCGGACGGGACGCTCCGGCGTGTCGCCTGCGGGGACGGCATTCCGACGGTCACGGTGGAGATGGGCCGCGCCCACCGGTTCCAGACGGCGCATCTCGACCGGGCGTTACACTGTGTCGCGAGCGTGCTGGCTGAACACGAGGTGCTTCCCGGTCGACCGGTCTCCTGGCCCGGCTGGACGCGAGTGGTCGCACGCGACGGCGAGAAGACGTGGGTGCGCGCGGAAACCGGCGGCCTCGTCGACATCGAGTGGGGACCTCACCCGCTCGTTGAGGAGGGGGAGCCGCTGTTCACGATCTCGGATCACTTCAAGGAGGACGTCGAGGTCGTTCGCGCGCCCGCCACTGGGCTCGTCGTCGGCGTCCTCGAGAGCGCGGTCGCGTACCCCGGCCACCCGCTTTGTCACTTCGTGAGCGTCGACGAAGCAACCGCGGCGATCATCGGAGACGACATCGAGCGGGGCGCGTTCGACGTCTACCGGGAGGGTGGATTC
- a CDS encoding potassium channel family protein gives MNVFSLVLGILCLVIVIVDLLWTTLWVEGGAGPLTSWLMAGTWSVLRRVGGRNSRLLTLSGPVILVLSLASWIALLWAGWTLLFASAENTLLDTVNGRSISWSDLVYYTGYTIFTLGNGDFIPQGSIWQIVTTLASASGMLFITLSVTYVLSVLGAVTQKHSFATTVSGLGMQGTEILQTSWDGEAFQGLEVPLNTVSTQLNMLTSNHKAYPILHYFYSGRSAQAPTTSIAVLDNALTLLQFAVDERSRPNAILMNEGRASVESYLETVGSAYIEPADRSPPVPEIETLRDVGIPTVSDEEYLASMADMTERRRILLGLIESDLREWPTQRESA, from the coding sequence ATGAACGTCTTCTCCCTCGTCCTTGGAATCCTCTGTCTCGTCATCGTCATCGTAGACCTCCTCTGGACGACGCTCTGGGTGGAGGGTGGTGCCGGACCGCTTACGTCGTGGCTGATGGCGGGGACCTGGTCGGTCCTGCGGAGGGTCGGCGGTCGTAATTCCCGGCTCCTTACGCTCTCAGGACCAGTAATCCTGGTCCTGAGCCTCGCAAGCTGGATCGCACTCCTCTGGGCCGGATGGACGCTCCTCTTCGCGAGCGCCGAGAACACTCTGCTCGACACGGTCAACGGACGGAGTATCTCGTGGTCCGACCTCGTCTACTACACCGGCTACACGATTTTCACCCTGGGGAACGGCGATTTCATTCCCCAGGGGAGCATCTGGCAGATCGTAACTACGCTTGCGTCCGCGAGCGGGATGCTCTTCATCACCCTGAGTGTGACGTACGTCCTGTCCGTCCTCGGAGCGGTCACACAGAAGCACTCGTTTGCGACTACCGTGAGCGGACTCGGCATGCAGGGCACCGAGATTCTCCAGACGAGCTGGGACGGTGAAGCGTTTCAGGGGCTCGAAGTCCCTCTCAACACCGTTTCGACACAGCTCAATATGCTCACATCAAACCACAAGGCGTACCCCATTCTCCACTACTTTTATAGCGGACGATCAGCGCAAGCGCCGACGACAAGCATTGCAGTCCTCGACAACGCGCTCACACTGCTTCAGTTCGCCGTCGACGAACGGAGCCGACCGAACGCGATCCTCATGAATGAAGGTCGCGCTAGCGTCGAGAGCTATCTTGAGACAGTCGGAAGTGCCTACATCGAACCGGCTGATCGCTCTCCACCCGTACCTGAGATCGAAACCCTTCGCGACGTGGGAATCCCGACCGTTTCTGACGAAGAGTATCTCGCCTCGATGGCTGATATGACCGAGCGCCGGCGAATACTCCTGGGGCTCATAGAATCAGACCTGCGAGAATGGCCAACTCAGAGGGAATCAGCATAA
- a CDS encoding heavy metal translocating P-type ATPase codes for MHEGHEQMFRRRFFVSTLLSIPVLLYSETLQEWLGFSVPVFPGSEWINPVFAVVVFGYGGVPFLRMAVPELRDRAPGMMTLISMAITVAFVYSLASVVLPTTSAFFWELVTLIDVMLLGHWIEMRSVRRASSALDELAKLLPDTAERITGSGDTEEVPVSDLTEDDLVLVRPGASVPADGVVEEGDSDVNESMITGESRPVSKDPGDEVIGGTINGDGSLRVRISATGEETTLAGIMRLVEEAQKSESRTQMLADRAAGWLFYVAVAAAAVTAVAWTVAVSFDATVVERVVTVLVIACPHALGLAIPLVVAINTSLAAQNGMLIRDRIAMEEARELDTIVFDKTGTLTEGEQGVVDVATVDGVDEDEALALAAAVEGDSEHMIARAIREAADERGVAARSATGFEALKGRGVRATVDGRTVHVGGPNLLSQLDSDVPPELTAFAERAGENARTVVYLVREGERGEPSGGASGGAASVAGDPVAAFALADVIREESYRVVDGLHELGIEVAMLTGDSKDVADAVAEELGIDTVFAEVLPEDKDEKVQELQNQGKFVAMVGDGVNDAPALTRADVGIAIGSGTDVAVQSADIILVQNNPMDVVRLVKLSKASYRKMQENLVWAAGYNVFAIPLAAGVLAPIGILLSPAVGALLMSLSTVIVAINAQFLRRVDLDLPSLPGVSVPGEVRPAD; via the coding sequence ATGCACGAAGGGCATGAGCAGATGTTCCGACGACGCTTCTTCGTCTCGACGCTCCTCTCGATTCCGGTCCTCCTCTACAGCGAGACGCTGCAGGAGTGGCTCGGATTCTCGGTCCCAGTGTTCCCCGGAAGCGAGTGGATCAACCCGGTTTTCGCGGTGGTCGTCTTCGGGTACGGGGGCGTGCCGTTCCTCCGGATGGCCGTCCCGGAGCTCAGGGACCGGGCGCCGGGGATGATGACGCTCATCTCGATGGCCATCACCGTCGCGTTCGTCTACAGCCTGGCGAGCGTGGTCCTCCCGACGACGTCGGCGTTCTTCTGGGAGCTCGTGACGCTCATCGACGTCATGCTGCTCGGCCACTGGATCGAGATGCGGAGCGTCCGCCGGGCCTCGAGCGCGCTCGACGAACTGGCGAAACTGCTCCCGGACACCGCCGAGCGCATCACCGGAAGCGGCGACACAGAGGAGGTGCCGGTGAGCGACCTCACGGAGGACGACCTGGTGCTCGTCCGCCCGGGTGCGAGCGTCCCCGCCGACGGCGTCGTCGAGGAGGGGGACTCGGACGTGAACGAGTCGATGATCACCGGGGAGTCGAGACCGGTCTCGAAGGACCCGGGCGACGAGGTGATCGGCGGCACCATCAACGGCGACGGCAGCCTCCGCGTCCGAATCAGCGCGACGGGCGAGGAGACGACGCTCGCGGGCATCATGCGTCTCGTCGAGGAGGCCCAGAAGAGCGAGTCCCGGACCCAGATGCTCGCCGACCGCGCGGCGGGGTGGCTGTTCTACGTCGCGGTGGCCGCGGCTGCCGTGACCGCCGTGGCGTGGACCGTCGCCGTCTCGTTCGACGCCACGGTCGTAGAGCGGGTCGTGACCGTGCTGGTGATCGCCTGCCCACACGCGCTCGGGCTCGCCATCCCGCTCGTCGTCGCGATCAACACGTCGCTCGCCGCGCAGAACGGGATGCTGATCCGGGACCGGATCGCCATGGAGGAGGCCCGCGAACTGGACACGATCGTCTTCGACAAGACGGGGACGCTCACGGAGGGCGAACAGGGCGTCGTCGACGTGGCGACCGTCGACGGCGTCGACGAGGACGAGGCGCTGGCGCTCGCCGCGGCCGTCGAGGGCGACTCCGAGCACATGATCGCCCGGGCGATCCGCGAGGCGGCCGACGAGCGGGGCGTCGCGGCGCGAAGCGCGACCGGCTTCGAGGCGCTCAAGGGTCGCGGCGTCCGCGCGACCGTCGACGGACGGACGGTCCACGTCGGCGGACCGAACCTCCTCTCGCAGCTCGACAGCGACGTCCCGCCGGAACTGACGGCGTTCGCGGAACGGGCCGGGGAGAACGCGCGGACGGTCGTCTACCTGGTCCGCGAGGGCGAGCGCGGCGAGCCCTCGGGCGGTGCGAGCGGCGGGGCCGCGAGCGTCGCGGGGGACCCGGTCGCGGCGTTCGCGCTCGCGGACGTCATCCGCGAGGAGAGCTATCGGGTCGTCGACGGGCTCCACGAACTCGGCATCGAGGTGGCGATGCTGACCGGCGACTCGAAGGACGTGGCCGACGCCGTGGCCGAGGAGCTCGGCATCGATACGGTGTTCGCGGAGGTCCTGCCCGAGGACAAGGACGAGAAGGTACAGGAACTGCAGAACCAGGGCAAGTTCGTGGCGATGGTCGGCGACGGCGTCAACGACGCGCCGGCGCTGACGCGCGCGGACGTCGGCATCGCCATCGGGTCGGGGACGGACGTCGCGGTCCAGTCGGCGGACATCATCCTCGTCCAGAACAACCCGATGGACGTCGTTCGCCTCGTGAAACTGAGCAAGGCGAGTTACCGCAAGATGCAGGAGAACCTCGTCTGGGCCGCGGGCTACAACGTGTTCGCCATCCCGCTCGCGGCCGGCGTCCTCGCCCCCATCGGCATCCTCCTCTCGCCCGCGGTCGGTGCCCTGCTCATGTCGCTCAGCACGGTGATCGTCGCCATCAACGCCCAGTTCCTCCGCCGGGTCGACCTCGACCTGCCGAGCCTCCCGGGCGTGTCGGTGCCGGGGGAGGTACGGCCGGCGGATTAG